The Acidobacteriota bacterium genome contains the following window.
AGTACAACACCCGCAGGCCGCACTCGGCGCTCGGCTATAGGCCCCCGGCGCCGGGGGCCTATAGCCCTGTCAAAAACCCAGTTTCTCGGCCTCAGGTTGTGATGTAAACTCTCTCACAAGGATTGGTACAAAATCTCGGGCGGGTCAGGCCGGGAGGAATTGATTCCAGCCGAGCCGCAAATTGAGGAAGTCGACCGCATCCCCTAGCATCTGCTCGACAGGCTGAAGGCGCTAGGCATGTTTGGCATGACCACGCCGCAGCAATACGGCGGGCTGGGTCTGGGCATGAGCGAGGAAGTGCGCGTCGTGTTCGAGCTGGCGTATGCCTCGCCGGTGTTTCGCGCGGCGCTGGGATCGAACAACGGCATCGGCGCGCTGGGCTTGATCAACGAGGGCACGCCGGAGCAGAAGCAGAAGTATCTGCCGCGCATCGCCACCGGTGAGTTGATCGCGTCGTTTTGTTTGACGGAGGCCAATGCCGGTTCCGACGTGGCGGCGCTGGAAACCTCGGCAGTGCGCGACGGCGATTCTTACATCCTCAACGGGACCAAACGATTCATCACCAACTCGCCGCGCGCGGGGCTGTACACCGTCTACGCGCGCACCGCGCCCAAGGAAGCGGGCACGGCGGGCATCTCGGCGCTGCTCGTTGAGAGAACCTCGCCGGGACTCAGCGTCGCCGAACCGTGGAAGACCATGGGCTTTCGCGGGTCGCACTCCGCCGACGTGATCTTTGAGGATTGCCGCGTGCCCGCTGACGCGCTGCTCGGCGGGAAAGAGGGCGTGGGCTTCAAGGCCGCCATGCGCACGCTCGACCATGCCCGCATCCACATGGCCGCGCTGGCCCAGGGCATGTCGCGGCGGCTGATCGACGAAGGACTCGCCTACGTGCAGAAGCGCAGGCAGTTCGGGCAGGCCATCGCCAATTTCCAGTTGATCCAGGCCATGCTCGCCGATTGCGAGACAGAAACGGTGGCGGGCCGCGCCATGATTGAGAAAGTGGCGCGCGACAAGGACGCGGGTGAGAACATCACCAAGGACGCGGCCTGCGCGAAGTATTTCTCCACCGAGGCGCTGGGACGCATCGCCGACCGCGTCTTGCAGATGCACGGCGGCATCGGCTATACCAAGACCTGCGCGGTCGAGCGGCTCTACCGCGACGCGCGCCTGCTGCGGATTTTCGAGGGAACCAGCCAGATTCAACAGATTGTGATCGCGCGTGAGATGCTGCGCGGCACAACAGTTAGGGAATAACTCCGGTTCAATTACACAATTGGAATAAAGTCTCCGAAATCCATTGGAGCCCCGGCAGGGGCGGCAGATAGTAGCCCACGGCGCAAGCCGTGGGTAACAAGGGCAGTAACAAGGGCAGTGAAGGGACGAGCCCCGGTAGGGGCGAAAGAACGTTAGAGTTTCTTTCGCCCCTACCGGGGCTCGTTGTGCTTCACGCTCGTAAACCCACGGCTCACGCCGTGGGCTACTATCTGCCGCCCCTGCCGGGGCTGAAAACTGCTGCATCTAACGGATCAAGGATGGTCTATCTAATGCCGTACTCTTTCCAGCGAGCGCGGACCTTGGCTAAATCTGAAGCCAGCGGCTCGGCGTTCTCGGGAAACTGCGAGCCGTCCTTGGCGTAGTGCTCGTGCGGGGTAGTGGCGTCAATGCCCATCTGATCGCTTTCGCCGCGGCGCGAGATCACCTGCGACGTATCCAGCGTCAGCGACTTGCCGCCCGGAATGATGATGACGTCGCGCGAGGCCTGCACGCGCGTGGCCATGGCCCACTCGACCTTGAATGCATTCCACGGATCAATGTCCTCATCTACCACGGTAACCAGTTTGCAGAACAGCGTGGGATGGCCCAGCACGGCGAACATGGTTTCGCGCACGTGGCCGTGGTAGGACTTCTTGAGGGAAACCACAGCATGGAAGCCGGCACAGCCCGCCGGGGTGATGCAGACATCGCGAACATTAATGATGCCCACGCGGCGCAATTGTTCGAGCATCGCCGCCGAGCGGCCCATCGAGCGCACCGTGGTGGACTCACTCGGCGGACGGCCTTCCAGCGTGCCGTGAAAAATGGGATCGCGGCGGTGCGTTACCTTCTTGACTTCTATGTAAAAACTATCTTTCACGCCCGCGCCCATGAAGCCGAGGAACTCGCCGAAGGGGCCCTCCTCCTGCGGCCAGAATTTATCGATAGGCATCTCGCCCTCAATAATAATCTCGGCGTGAGCGGGCACCAGCAGGTCGGATAGCTCGGCCTTCACGACCTCCATTGGCGAACCTTTCAGCGCGCCGGCCACGTCATACTCATCCACCTGCGCGGGCACGGCTGAGACGCTGGTCAGGCTCAGATACGGGTCCGGGCCAATCACGATGGCGACGGGCATGTTCTTGCCTAGCGCCTTCCACTTATCCCAGTTCTGGTGGATGTGGCGATAGGGAATATCCACAACGTAACAGCCGGAGACCTTGGAGTTGAAAATCTGGCAGCGGTAGTTGCCGGAGTTGA
Protein-coding sequences here:
- a CDS encoding acyl-CoA dehydrogenase, with the translated sequence MFGMTTPQQYGGLGLGMSEEVRVVFELAYASPVFRAALGSNNGIGALGLINEGTPEQKQKYLPRIATGELIASFCLTEANAGSDVAALETSAVRDGDSYILNGTKRFITNSPRAGLYTVYARTAPKEAGTAGISALLVERTSPGLSVAEPWKTMGFRGSHSADVIFEDCRVPADALLGGKEGVGFKAAMRTLDHARIHMAALAQGMSRRLIDEGLAYVQKRRQFGQAIANFQLIQAMLADCETETVAGRAMIEKVARDKDAGENITKDAACAKYFSTEALGRIADRVLQMHGGIGYTKTCAVERLYRDARLLRIFEGTSQIQQIVIAREMLRGTTVRE
- a CDS encoding UbiD family decarboxylase; this encodes MATVMHETQRKTGYESLREFMAALEERNLLARVKVPVEKDWEVGAVCRENFDKFGPALLFEKVGNYKTPLLAGTLSTREQYALAMGVETSTEAIAAKWRQAYAKPIRRTVVSRAEAPCKEVVIDDPDLYADPFPVPKWHPKDGGPEIGTLHGVISMDPETGWINSGNYRCQIFNSKVSGCYVVDIPYRHIHQNWDKWKALGKNMPVAIVIGPDPYLSLTSVSAVPAQVDEYDVAGALKGSPMEVVKAELSDLLVPAHAEIIIEGEMPIDKFWPQEEGPFGEFLGFMGAGVKDSFYIEVKKVTHRRDPIFHGTLEGRPPSESTTVRSMGRSAAMLEQLRRVGIINVRDVCITPAGCAGFHAVVSLKKSYHGHVRETMFAVLGHPTLFCKLVTVVDEDIDPWNAFKVEWAMATRVQASRDVIIIPGGKSLTLDTSQVISRRGESDQMGIDATTPHEHYAKDGSQFPENAEPLASDLAKVRARWKEYGIR